A single window of Sphingobacterium sp. ML3W DNA harbors:
- a CDS encoding anhydro-N-acetylmuramic acid kinase, whose protein sequence is MIEKLYEIAKKDTRYVIGLMSGTSLDGLDIALCKIRNSGKSTEISLAHFITKDYDDEFRRHVRGIFAKRSIDQQLLCGLHAYIGNVHATLINQALLDWGIPNEAIDCIASHGQTVFHAPQSLTKDIYLPNSTLQIGDADHIAVKTGIITIADFRQKHIAAGGEGAPLAAYGDYLLFSHPSENRFLLNIGGIANYTFIPSQNSALQAFATDIGPGNTIMNQFAKEVFDIEMDQDALIAKKGTVNEQLLKQLLQEPFLKDKFPKTTGPELFNLAYLQKCIAESKCDHISNEDIMATLNQFTATSIVEAISVQAQGLTNVHIYISGGGLHNPLLIAKIKTGLPQYTVSSFEHLGIDPDAKEAVLFALLANETLVGNKENVTQIKDSPAVCMGKISLP, encoded by the coding sequence ATGATTGAAAAGCTTTACGAAATTGCAAAAAAAGATACTCGTTATGTCATCGGACTCATGTCAGGAACATCTTTGGATGGACTTGATATTGCCCTTTGCAAAATAAGAAACAGCGGTAAATCTACTGAGATAAGCTTAGCACATTTTATAACAAAAGATTACGACGACGAGTTTAGAAGGCATGTAAGAGGCATCTTTGCGAAAAGGTCGATCGACCAACAATTGTTATGCGGTCTTCATGCTTACATTGGCAATGTCCATGCTACACTCATCAATCAGGCTCTTCTTGATTGGGGAATACCCAATGAAGCTATTGATTGCATAGCTAGCCATGGACAAACGGTCTTCCATGCCCCACAAAGCCTGACAAAAGACATTTACCTTCCCAATAGCACGCTCCAAATAGGGGATGCGGATCATATTGCCGTAAAAACTGGCATCATAACTATTGCTGATTTTAGACAAAAGCATATTGCTGCAGGTGGGGAGGGAGCGCCTTTAGCGGCCTATGGTGATTATTTACTTTTCTCACACCCTTCAGAAAATCGTTTTTTATTAAATATAGGCGGAATCGCCAATTATACTTTTATCCCCAGCCAAAACAGTGCTTTGCAAGCATTTGCCACGGACATTGGTCCTGGAAACACCATCATGAATCAATTTGCAAAAGAAGTATTTGATATCGAAATGGATCAAGATGCCTTGATTGCAAAGAAAGGAACGGTAAATGAGCAGCTTTTAAAACAGCTCCTTCAAGAACCTTTTCTAAAAGACAAATTTCCTAAGACTACAGGACCCGAATTATTTAATTTGGCTTATCTGCAAAAATGTATAGCGGAATCAAAGTGCGATCATATCAGTAATGAAGATATTATGGCAACATTAAATCAATTTACAGCAACAAGCATCGTTGAAGCAATAAGTGTACAAGCACAAGGTTTGACCAATGTACACATCTATATCAGTGGAGGAGGCCTTCACAACCCCTTGTTAATAGCTAAAATTAAAACCGGTCTCCCACAATATACGGTATCATCTTTTGAACATCTAGGCATAGACCCTGATGCTAAAGAAGCTGTCTTATTCGCCCTTTTAGCAAACGAAACGTTGGTAGGTAATAAAGAAAACGTTACCCAAATAAAAGACTCACCAGCAGTCTGTATGGGGAAAATCAGTCTTCCATAA
- a CDS encoding DUF2007 domain-containing protein, with translation MEQGWKKIKIYANAIEAEIVKQMLEESGIPAIVLNKQDSSYLVFGKIELYVNQEDEEQAISLIDSTTEKEN, from the coding sequence ATGGAACAAGGCTGGAAGAAGATTAAAATCTATGCAAATGCAATAGAAGCTGAAATCGTCAAACAAATGTTAGAAGAAAGCGGTATACCTGCTATTGTGTTGAATAAGCAAGATTCATCTTATCTTGTTTTTGGTAAGATCGAGCTTTATGTCAATCAGGAAGATGAAGAGCAGGCAATAAGTCTTATTGATTCAACGACAGAAAAAGAAAATTAG
- a CDS encoding phosphatidate cytidylyltransferase: MKTRAITGFFFIIIMVGAMLLGASVFLGFFTVLTAWCLYEFYGIVSSDERKPNQFLGILTTFVLFITTALFSLGLLEAKFILLTIPFLLGIYIQALFQKRGFPFNDIGFTLLGILYVGFPFYCFTRLGFIDAEFNHFIPLGFMILLWTSDTGAYLAGRSLGKHKLFERISPKKTWEGFLGGIILAVLVSVFLAQYFGTIPQWQWILVAVIIAVFGTLGDLVESMLKRSLNVKDSGHILPGHGGFLDRFDGLLIAAPLVYLLLLLVN, encoded by the coding sequence ATGAAAACTAGAGCTATTACTGGATTTTTCTTCATTATTATCATGGTGGGTGCCATGCTATTGGGTGCAAGTGTGTTCTTAGGTTTTTTTACTGTATTAACCGCTTGGTGCCTATATGAGTTTTATGGTATTGTGAGTTCTGATGAAAGAAAACCCAATCAGTTTTTAGGCATATTGACCACTTTTGTTTTATTTATCACTACTGCCCTATTTAGTTTGGGTTTGTTGGAGGCAAAATTTATTTTGTTAACTATTCCGTTTCTCTTAGGAATTTATATACAGGCTCTTTTTCAAAAAAGAGGATTTCCCTTTAACGATATTGGTTTTACTCTTTTAGGTATTCTTTATGTCGGATTTCCGTTTTATTGTTTTACACGATTAGGTTTTATTGATGCAGAATTTAATCATTTTATCCCCTTAGGATTCATGATTCTATTATGGACGAGTGATACCGGTGCATATTTGGCAGGAAGGTCTTTAGGAAAACATAAATTATTTGAACGCATTTCTCCGAAGAAAACTTGGGAAGGCTTTTTGGGGGGCATTATTTTAGCGGTACTGGTATCAGTATTCCTTGCTCAGTATTTTGGCACTATACCACAGTGGCAATGGATACTTGTAGCCGTGATCATTGCTGTGTTTGGTACATTAGGTGACTTGGTGGAATCTATGCTGAAACGTAGCTTAAATGTGAAAGATTCGGGTCATATCTTACCAGGACACGGTGGGTTTTTGGACAGATTTGATGGTTTGTTGATCGCCGCACCTTTAGTTTATTTACTTTTATTGTTAGTAAATTAA
- a CDS encoding DUF6263 family protein, protein MIKTLSLAFLSFFIISTLIAQDKVLLRLKPDLDNPIAQKLHMTVDINAGAQSTMVDAIMLSQTTNTASTDSTLTYSTMYTQMIMEMDAGMMTINYDSENPDANEFSKQIHEKVKNMLNKPIVAIMALDGKVKDVENIPEGNELFDPNMLKEASFEYPNRELKIGEQWKAINNNKTLGPIEQTYTLKSISADGISISSEGNISADGESIGSIIGSYILNPKTHYIKAATIETKVKKDDIDVNSKLEIQ, encoded by the coding sequence ATGATCAAAACCTTATCACTCGCATTTTTGTCTTTTTTTATAATTTCAACCCTAATTGCTCAAGACAAAGTGCTATTAAGACTGAAACCAGACCTCGATAATCCCATTGCGCAGAAATTACATATGACAGTCGATATCAATGCGGGTGCACAAAGCACTATGGTCGATGCTATCATGCTATCACAGACCACTAATACCGCTTCTACGGATAGCACATTGACCTATTCGACCATGTATACACAAATGATTATGGAAATGGATGCTGGTATGATGACGATTAATTATGATTCCGAAAATCCAGATGCTAATGAGTTTTCTAAACAGATACATGAAAAGGTTAAAAACATGTTGAATAAACCTATCGTAGCCATTATGGCTTTAGATGGTAAAGTAAAAGATGTCGAAAATATACCTGAAGGTAATGAGCTATTCGATCCCAATATGCTTAAAGAGGCATCTTTTGAATATCCGAACCGTGAGTTAAAAATCGGGGAACAATGGAAGGCAATAAATAATAATAAAACTTTGGGTCCAATAGAACAAACCTATACCCTTAAAAGTATTTCAGCAGATGGAATTTCCATTTCATCTGAGGGAAACATAAGTGCAGATGGCGAGTCTATTGGGTCGATTATAGGTAGTTACATTTTAAATCCAAAAACACATTATATAAAAGCCGCTACCATCGAAACAAAAGTTAAAAAAGATGATATTGATGTTAACAGTAAATTAGAAATACAATAA
- the mqnB gene encoding futalosine hydrolase, whose product MKTLIVAATQFEIQPFIDRIDQYPDTEYLITGVGMVHTAYALGKHLARNKYDLIINIGIGGCFNRSLSIGDVVSIDRDVFSELGAEDDDQFISINELGFGQSIYFAQQNKNTIELVKTLPSGLGITVNKVHGNESEIKKLRTQIPEALIESMEGAAVFLVAMETPCQSIQIRGISNYVEKRNRATWNIPLAIKNSNRTLFQILTEIYPD is encoded by the coding sequence ATAGTAGCAGCAACACAGTTTGAAATTCAACCCTTTATTGACCGAATAGATCAATATCCCGACACCGAATATTTGATTACTGGTGTTGGAATGGTTCATACTGCTTATGCGTTAGGTAAACACCTCGCTAGAAATAAATATGATCTGATTATCAACATTGGTATAGGAGGATGTTTCAACCGCTCACTGTCTATTGGAGACGTCGTTTCAATTGATCGAGATGTATTTTCCGAATTAGGAGCGGAAGATGATGACCAATTTATCTCCATCAATGAACTTGGCTTTGGCCAGTCCATTTATTTTGCTCAACAAAATAAAAATACCATTGAATTAGTGAAAACATTACCGTCAGGCCTGGGAATCACAGTCAATAAAGTACATGGGAATGAATCTGAGATTAAAAAATTGCGGACTCAAATCCCAGAAGCGCTCATAGAATCTATGGAGGGAGCAGCGGTATTTTTAGTGGCCATGGAGACTCCGTGCCAAAGCATACAGATACGTGGTATATCCAATTATGTAGAGAAACGTAATCGTGCCACGTGGAACATCCCTTTAGCAATAAAAAATAGTAATAGGACCCTTTTTCAAATTCTAACTGAAATCTATCCGGATTAG
- a CDS encoding DUF2461 domain-containing protein: MGHLNQNTFTFLEDLQNNNTREWFAEEKDRYETALADVRQFVGDLITELSQFDPHITTDIQANKCLFRIYRDTRFSKDKTPYKNWFGAGISIDGRKLDGPEYYIHISPGKSFIACGYWRPAKKHLDAIRQEIDYNGDSFNSIVEDLKQQHDLSLETEDKLKRPPAGYDATHPEIEFLKLKSFVTHKNIADTVLTGKDALGNIIASYKAMLPLKQYLHEAIDND, translated from the coding sequence ATGGGACATTTAAACCAAAATACCTTCACCTTTTTAGAGGATTTGCAAAATAACAATACACGCGAATGGTTTGCTGAAGAAAAAGATCGATATGAAACTGCATTGGCTGATGTACGTCAGTTTGTAGGTGACTTGATTACTGAATTGTCTCAGTTTGATCCACATATTACAACAGATATTCAAGCAAATAAATGTTTATTTCGTATCTACCGTGATACCCGTTTTTCAAAAGATAAAACACCTTATAAGAATTGGTTTGGAGCAGGGATTTCTATTGATGGAAGAAAATTGGACGGTCCTGAATATTATATTCATATATCCCCAGGTAAATCATTTATAGCATGTGGTTACTGGCGACCAGCCAAAAAGCATTTGGATGCTATTCGTCAGGAAATCGATTATAATGGCGACAGCTTTAATTCAATAGTTGAAGATCTGAAACAACAGCATGACCTATCTTTAGAGACTGAAGATAAACTTAAACGACCTCCAGCAGGTTACGATGCCACACATCCGGAGATAGAATTCTTGAAGTTAAAAAGCTTTGTAACACATAAAAATATAGCAGATACTGTATTGACCGGTAAAGATGCTTTAGGTAATATAATCGCTTCTTATAAAGCAATGCTCCCTTTAAAGCAATATTTACACGAAGCGATTGATAATGATTAG
- the gcvH gene encoding glycine cleavage system protein GcvH gives MNFPAELKYTKDHEWIRVEGDEAVIGITDFAQRELGDIVFVDINTIGEEVAANEIFGTIEAVKTVSDLFIPVTATVLAVNEAIDASPELVNSDPYGEGWIIRIKLNDVADIDALLSADQYKEEINA, from the coding sequence ATGAATTTTCCAGCAGAATTAAAATACACTAAAGATCACGAATGGATTCGTGTTGAAGGTGATGAGGCCGTTATTGGTATTACTGATTTCGCGCAACGTGAGTTAGGGGATATCGTATTTGTAGACATCAACACGATTGGTGAAGAGGTGGCTGCAAACGAAATTTTTGGAACAATCGAAGCTGTAAAAACTGTTTCTGATTTATTCATTCCAGTTACAGCAACTGTATTAGCTGTTAATGAAGCAATTGATGCTTCTCCAGAGTTAGTGAATTCTGATCCTTATGGCGAAGGTTGGATTATTCGTATCAAATTGAATGATGTAGCTGATATCGACGCTTTATTATCTGCTGATCAATATAAAGAAGAAATCAACGCGTAA
- a CDS encoding zinc ribbon domain-containing protein has translation MEQTVEQKLKALWLLQAIHTKVDKIRQIRGELPIEVADLEDEIAGLETRIEKIRTDLDELEDSIVKRKNMIKDAQAAIKKYESQLNEVKNNREYDAISKEIEIQGLEIQVCEKRIKEFEFEIRNKTENYDTTVSNLDYNKSELEGKKKELETITSETQKDEDDLLTKAAKAEGDIDERLNKVYYRLRNSFKNGLAVVSIDRDSCSGCHNKIPAQLQSEIRQRKKIIICEHCGRVLVDEGVVLEIEQDYGF, from the coding sequence ATGGAACAAACCGTAGAACAAAAATTGAAAGCATTATGGTTATTACAGGCCATACATACTAAAGTAGATAAAATTCGCCAAATTAGAGGAGAATTACCTATCGAGGTTGCAGATCTTGAAGATGAAATTGCGGGTTTAGAAACACGTATCGAAAAGATCAGAACAGACTTAGATGAGTTAGAAGATTCTATCGTTAAGCGTAAGAACATGATTAAAGACGCTCAAGCGGCAATCAAGAAATATGAAAGCCAATTGAACGAAGTAAAGAACAATCGTGAATATGATGCTATATCGAAAGAAATTGAAATTCAAGGATTAGAAATCCAAGTTTGTGAAAAAAGAATTAAAGAATTTGAATTCGAAATTCGTAACAAAACAGAAAACTACGATACGACAGTATCTAATTTAGATTATAATAAAAGTGAGTTAGAAGGTAAAAAGAAAGAATTGGAAACAATTACTTCTGAAACTCAAAAAGACGAAGATGATTTGTTAACTAAGGCTGCAAAAGCTGAAGGTGACATTGATGAGCGTTTAAATAAAGTATATTACCGCTTACGTAATTCATTCAAAAATGGTTTAGCAGTTGTTTCAATCGACCGCGATAGCTGTTCTGGATGTCACAATAAGATTCCTGCACAATTACAATCTGAAATCCGTCAGCGTAAGAAAATAATTATCTGTGAACACTGTGGACGTGTATTAGTGGATGAAGGTGTTGTTTTAGAAATTGAACAAGATTACGGTTTTTAA
- a CDS encoding S41 family peptidase: protein MLKTKLKFLGLVVALSGAFSVEAQETLLLRSPSISAENVAFVYGGDIWISDKSGANPRRLTTNPGVEQNPVISPDGKNIAFTGNYDGNTDVYVMPISGGEPKRITFHPSSDVLRGWLNNNEVYYTTTREFNYALSPRLYVSSVTGLTLDKSLPMPEAYQGSPSKDGRYWAYIKNTDPTERDRVAFKRYRGGGMPSIWIFDTKTNQIETIPGERSNDVKPVWLDSKVYFLSDRDKIVNIYSYDVKTKKVEKLTNFTDYDVRTLAGNGSELTFEQEGKIHIYNINAKSASALKIDVSGDALYKRPHYENMRADIRSLTISPTGQRALIEARGEIFSVPKEKGDARNISNSPGVHERFPSWSPNGKWISYISSEKGKYVLQLRDQFGKDEPLTYTLGESNFYFEPTWSPDSKKLFYNDSHLNLFYIDIDTRKIVKVDADIESAQTGRVYNHFQPSWSPDSKWISYIKTLPNAVPAMFLYHIDSKKSTQITDGMSAIRATSFSRDGKYLFFTASTNVGLTNSGLHMSATERRANYSAYAFILSSKTASIFKNESDEETVKEDKDEIEKSKETTKADKKGKENKKEEPKKEAAKLAVQPTAIDFDNINNRIIALPIGEGIYGINGGVANQLTYVKNGTLNAFDFTDLKEKDLVAGIRSYAISEDGKKMIIQTSAGINIVNAGQKVASPTTGALKLDNIKQLVDPVAEWKQIFDEVWAMQKDYFYVENMHGADWNAIKEKYQKFLPYVSHRSDLGYLLNEMMGEMVVGHNYIYPGDQPSGPSVSVGVLGADYSVDKGFYKIDKIFTRLDWNPSFKAPLSEPGLNIKTGMYLVAVNGSAVTADVDFYSLFDNTVGKQVSIKVNTKPSLVGAKEYVVKPISFSDEMSLRSTEWMERNRKRVEDLSKGQIAYIYMPNTGAEGYTAFNRYYFSQMDKKAVLIDERNNGGGWVADYVIDLLSRDLIAGWGIRDGKGFNTPGNGIYGPKAMIINENAGSGGDMMPYMFRHKGLGKLVGRTTMGILVGISGYPPLLDGGKITSPNFGVYDLKGNYIIENEGVAPDIFIEQTPKDLIEGRDPQLEKTVQILLEEMKTYPYKDLKKPADPVRVN from the coding sequence ATGTTAAAGACTAAACTTAAATTTTTAGGATTAGTAGTGGCATTATCAGGTGCTTTCTCGGTGGAAGCACAAGAAACTTTGCTATTGAGAAGTCCCAGTATTAGTGCTGAAAATGTTGCTTTTGTTTATGGTGGAGATATCTGGATTTCGGATAAATCTGGAGCCAATCCAAGAAGATTAACAACAAATCCAGGAGTTGAACAAAATCCTGTAATCTCCCCAGACGGTAAAAATATAGCTTTTACTGGCAATTATGACGGTAATACTGATGTGTATGTCATGCCTATTAGTGGAGGTGAACCGAAAAGAATTACATTTCATCCTTCGTCGGATGTGTTGAGAGGCTGGTTAAATAATAATGAGGTGTATTATACAACCACGCGTGAATTTAATTATGCATTGAGTCCGCGTCTATACGTGTCCTCGGTAACAGGGCTTACACTTGATAAATCTTTACCAATGCCCGAGGCCTACCAAGGAAGTCCTTCCAAAGATGGGCGTTACTGGGCTTATATTAAAAATACAGACCCTACAGAGCGCGATCGCGTAGCTTTCAAGCGCTATAGAGGCGGCGGGATGCCTTCCATATGGATTTTCGACACTAAGACCAACCAAATTGAAACAATCCCAGGAGAGCGCTCTAATGACGTAAAGCCGGTTTGGCTAGATTCTAAAGTTTACTTCCTCTCTGATCGTGATAAAATTGTCAATATCTACTCTTATGATGTAAAAACAAAAAAAGTGGAGAAATTAACAAATTTCACTGATTATGATGTTAGGACCTTAGCTGGTAATGGCTCGGAATTGACATTTGAACAAGAAGGGAAAATCCATATCTATAATATCAATGCTAAATCAGCATCAGCTTTGAAAATCGATGTGAGTGGAGATGCATTGTATAAAAGACCGCATTATGAAAACATGCGTGCTGATATACGTAGTCTCACAATTTCACCTACGGGGCAACGTGCGTTGATTGAAGCGAGAGGTGAGATCTTCTCAGTGCCAAAAGAAAAAGGTGATGCGCGTAACATTTCAAATTCACCTGGAGTCCATGAACGCTTTCCGAGTTGGTCTCCCAATGGTAAATGGATATCTTATATTTCGAGTGAGAAAGGAAAATATGTACTCCAATTGCGTGATCAATTTGGAAAAGATGAGCCTTTAACTTATACATTAGGCGAATCTAATTTTTATTTTGAACCGACATGGTCTCCAGATTCGAAAAAACTGTTCTATAACGATTCACATTTAAATCTATTTTACATTGATATTGATACGAGAAAAATTGTCAAGGTAGATGCAGATATTGAAAGTGCGCAAACGGGGCGTGTATATAATCATTTTCAGCCTAGCTGGTCACCTGATTCGAAATGGATTTCTTATATAAAGACACTCCCAAATGCGGTTCCTGCTATGTTTTTATATCATATCGACAGTAAAAAAAGCACACAGATTACTGATGGTATGAGTGCTATACGAGCAACTTCTTTTAGTAGGGATGGTAAATATTTGTTTTTTACGGCAAGTACTAATGTCGGTTTGACAAATTCTGGACTTCATATGTCAGCGACAGAGAGACGTGCAAACTACTCGGCATATGCATTTATTTTATCCAGTAAAACGGCCTCTATTTTCAAGAATGAAAGCGATGAAGAAACTGTAAAGGAAGATAAAGATGAAATAGAAAAATCGAAAGAAACAACAAAAGCTGATAAAAAGGGGAAAGAGAATAAGAAAGAAGAGCCAAAGAAGGAAGCTGCTAAATTGGCTGTTCAACCTACGGCCATAGATTTTGATAATATCAACAATCGCATTATTGCACTTCCAATTGGTGAAGGGATCTACGGCATCAATGGAGGAGTAGCAAATCAATTGACCTATGTGAAAAATGGGACCTTAAATGCTTTTGATTTTACAGATTTGAAAGAAAAGGATCTTGTTGCAGGTATCCGTTCTTATGCGATCAGTGAAGATGGTAAGAAGATGATCATTCAAACCAGTGCTGGTATCAATATTGTCAATGCCGGTCAGAAGGTTGCAAGCCCAACTACAGGAGCGTTGAAGTTAGATAATATCAAACAATTGGTTGACCCTGTTGCTGAGTGGAAGCAGATCTTTGATGAGGTATGGGCAATGCAGAAAGATTATTTCTATGTTGAAAATATGCATGGTGCAGATTGGAATGCCATTAAAGAAAAGTACCAAAAGTTTCTACCGTATGTCAGTCATCGTTCTGATTTAGGTTATCTACTGAATGAGATGATGGGTGAGATGGTTGTAGGTCATAATTATATCTATCCTGGTGACCAGCCAAGTGGACCTTCAGTGAGTGTAGGGGTATTGGGAGCAGATTATTCGGTTGATAAAGGATTCTATAAAATTGATAAAATCTTTACGCGATTGGACTGGAATCCATCCTTCAAGGCTCCATTATCAGAACCTGGATTAAACATTAAAACAGGGATGTATCTAGTTGCAGTTAATGGTAGCGCAGTAACGGCGGATGTGGACTTTTACAGTTTATTTGATAATACAGTAGGTAAACAAGTGAGTATAAAAGTCAATACGAAACCTAGTTTAGTTGGTGCTAAAGAATATGTTGTGAAACCGATATCATTTTCTGATGAGATGAGCTTGAGGAGTACAGAATGGATGGAGCGAAATAGAAAACGTGTAGAAGACTTGAGTAAAGGTCAGATTGCCTATATCTATATGCCCAATACAGGTGCTGAAGGATATACTGCATTTAATCGCTATTACTTCTCTCAAATGGATAAAAAAGCCGTTTTGATTGATGAACGTAATAATGGTGGTGGTTGGGTTGCCGACTATGTGATTGATCTGTTGTCCCGCGATTTAATAGCAGGATGGGGAATTCGTGATGGAAAAGGGTTCAATACACCAGGTAATGGTATATATGGTCCAAAAGCGATGATCATCAATGAAAATGCGGGTTCTGGTGGTGACATGATGCCTTATATGTTCCGCCATAAAGGATTGGGTAAATTGGTAGGTCGTACCACCATGGGCATTTTGGTTGGGATCAGTGGCTATCCTCCATTGTTAGATGGTGGAAAGATTACATCACCAAATTTCGGAGTTTATGATTTGAAAGGGAATTATATTATCGAGAATGAGGGAGTTGCGCCAGATATTTTTATCGAGCAAACACCAAAAGATTTAATTGAAGGTCGCGATCCTCAGTTGGAGAAAACCGTTCAAATCTTGTTGGAAGAAATGAAAACTTATCCATACAAAGATTTGAAAAAGCCCGCGGATCCTGTTCGTGTCAATTAA
- a CDS encoding pyruvate dehydrogenase complex E1 component subunit beta: MREIQFREALREAMNEEMRKDETIFLLGEEVAEYNGAYKVSQGMLDEFGAKRVIDTPIAELGFAGIAVGAAMNGLKPIVEFMTFNFSLVAIDQIINAAAKIRSMSGGQFSIPIVFRGPTGNAGQLGAQHSQNFENWYANTPGLKVVIPSNPYDAKGLLKSAIIDPDPVIFMESEVMYGDKGHVPEEEYYLPIGKANIVKEGTDVTIVSFGKMVPRVVLPAVEELAKEGISVEVIDLRSVRPIDYPTIIESVKKTNRLVIVEEAWPLASISSEITYSVQRNAFDYLDAPIVRITAADVPLPYAATLIEAALPNVAKVVKAVKEVSYIKK; this comes from the coding sequence ATGAGAGAGATACAATTCAGAGAAGCACTTCGTGAAGCAATGAACGAAGAAATGCGTAAAGACGAAACAATATTTTTATTAGGAGAAGAAGTTGCAGAATACAATGGTGCTTATAAAGTAAGCCAAGGTATGCTGGATGAATTCGGAGCTAAACGCGTAATAGATACACCTATTGCAGAATTAGGTTTTGCTGGTATCGCAGTTGGTGCTGCGATGAACGGTTTGAAACCAATCGTTGAATTCATGACATTCAACTTCTCTTTAGTTGCTATTGACCAAATTATCAATGCTGCTGCTAAGATCCGTTCTATGAGTGGAGGTCAATTCTCCATTCCGATAGTATTCCGCGGTCCAACTGGTAATGCAGGACAATTGGGAGCTCAACACTCTCAAAACTTTGAAAACTGGTATGCAAATACTCCAGGTTTAAAGGTTGTTATTCCTTCCAATCCTTATGATGCAAAAGGTTTATTAAAATCTGCTATCATCGACCCGGATCCAGTTATTTTTATGGAATCGGAAGTTATGTATGGTGATAAAGGTCATGTGCCAGAAGAAGAATATTACTTACCTATTGGTAAAGCGAATATTGTAAAAGAAGGTACTGATGTTACAATCGTATCTTTTGGTAAAATGGTTCCACGTGTTGTATTACCAGCTGTTGAAGAACTAGCAAAAGAAGGTATCAGTGTGGAAGTAATTGACTTACGTTCGGTTCGTCCCATTGATTACCCAACGATTATCGAGTCTGTTAAGAAAACAAATCGTTTAGTTATTGTGGAAGAGGCATGGCCATTGGCATCTATTTCTTCTGAAATAACCTATTCCGTACAACGTAATGCATTTGATTATTTAGATGCACCTATCGTTCGTATTACAGCAGCAGACGTACCTCTTCCTTACGCAGCTACATTAATCGAAGCAGCACTTCCAAATGTAGCAAAGGTGGTAAAAGCGGTAAAAGAAGTTTCTTACATCAAAAAATAA
- a CDS encoding CPBP family intramembrane glutamic endopeptidase, producing MEELTTKISPGKSLIKLLLYMIVLGTSIQLLFMGLVGLYMKILHPDNSFSFSFLQDSSGALKMLLLSSSIATFILPAWLLYRTELGANLYFERLKQVSLRQYLFVFAAMLCFIPMMSVISYWNESMQLPESLQGVQQWMRASEDSAAVMTKKIVEESTWSGLFINLFILAVVPAIGEEMVFRGCLQNIFGRWIANKHVVIWVVAILFSAFHMQFFGFFPRMLLGAFFGYLYVWSKNIYLPIFGHFINNASATVIAFYYTRKGMGFEEMNVFEQEPNWVYLASLIFTAIFVILYYHSTKKIVHGTRLEED from the coding sequence ATGGAAGAATTAACAACCAAGATTAGCCCCGGAAAATCATTAATTAAATTATTGTTATATATGATTGTTTTAGGCACGAGCATTCAATTATTATTTATGGGGTTGGTCGGGCTGTATATGAAAATTTTGCATCCTGATAATTCTTTCAGTTTTTCTTTTTTACAAGATAGCTCGGGTGCTCTTAAGATGCTGCTGCTCAGCAGTAGTATTGCTACTTTTATTTTACCTGCTTGGCTTTTATATCGTACAGAATTGGGAGCTAACCTATATTTTGAAAGACTTAAACAGGTTTCCTTGCGACAGTATCTTTTTGTCTTTGCTGCGATGCTGTGCTTTATCCCGATGATGTCTGTTATTTCATATTGGAATGAGTCGATGCAATTGCCAGAAAGTCTTCAAGGGGTGCAACAATGGATGAGAGCGAGCGAGGATAGTGCTGCTGTTATGACAAAAAAGATTGTAGAGGAGTCTACGTGGTCGGGGCTTTTTATCAATCTCTTTATATTAGCAGTTGTGCCTGCTATTGGGGAAGAGATGGTTTTTAGAGGTTGTCTTCAAAATATATTTGGACGCTGGATTGCCAATAAGCATGTCGTCATCTGGGTAGTAGCCATATTATTTAGTGCCTTTCATATGCAATTCTTTGGATTCTTCCCGAGAATGTTGCTTGGCGCTTTCTTTGGCTATCTTTATGTGTGGAGTAAAAACATCTATTTACCGATTTTCGGGCATTTTATCAATAATGCAAGTGCCACGGTTATTGCATTCTACTACACAAGAAAAGGAATGGGTTTTGAGGAAATGAATGTTTTTGAACAAGAACCAAATTGGGTTTATCTTGCAAGCTTAATATTTACTGCTATTTTTGTAATATTATATTATCATTCAACTAAAAAAATAGTACATGGAACAAGGCTGGAAGAAGATTAA